TATGTAAGCAGTGTTAAGGATGCTGGCTTCCTTTGTAAAGCACTTTGCAGCCTTATGCAAATACTtagtagaatattttttctaccCTTGTGACATGACATAGAACAGAGAGAGCAAACAGAAATTGCCTAGCACCAAAACCCGGAAGATTCACCTTCTAGAAGGGAAGACACTCTCCTGCTATCTTGCCAGTGAAGGTTGCCATAGCCAGCGGTTTTCAGGCAGTTTCTATTCACAGGTGCCTGTATTTCCCCTACTGCCCCATCCCCAAGGGAGCGTGCGCTGAAAGTGGGCTCATTTTTCTGGTGTGCCCTTTATGAACCTCTTAAACAAGGTCCATAGGCCTCCCTGCCACTGTCACTGGAGATCCACCACCTCAGGCTGGACTAAGCACCACAGAACAAGGGTTCGCACCATTGTGCAGACCAggttaaaataggaaaaaaaatgctgcaggaCCTTGAGTTGCTTAGGCTTAAAGAAAGGAAGGATGTTCACAATACCCATCTGAGGCATCAATAAGCCTCTCACCTCCTAGATGGAAAAAACAGACGTTGACTCCCCTCAGCAGTTTCCCTCTGTCCTTCTTTAATGGGAAATGACCCCTAAATAGCAGCCTGGGATGGGTGGCTTTCACCCTCTCAGTGCATGGCCTTTCTTGTGAAAGATGCCCTTGAATACTGCAGATCCTCTGAATCTTATCATGGGGACCACAGAGTAGTTCTGGCAGCATTACTACTCTGGGAACTGAGTCACTCAATCTCTAGGTAATTTCTGTCCTCAGGGTTGGAAGAGACACTTTGTGTCTTCACAGAGGTAGTAACAACAGCACCTCTGACCCCAGCCCTTAAGATATTTTAGTCCTCTTGGGgaacaagaaaaacattcaagAGTTCCTCTGTCTGAAAGTTACAGTGGAATATGGTAATTTAATGTACAAGTGCGTAcgtgcacgtgtgtgtgtacgtgagtgtgtatgtgtgtgcagaCAGCAAACCCTTTATGTAGctgagtgaagaaaaaaaattggctggATGCCATCCTTGAAATGGTGGTCCGGGCTGAGCATGTCTCATGGGGGGGTTTAACATAAATCCCAACCcagctttttctgttcctggaCAGAGACCATGGAGAGAAATGGTGCTGCCTTCCCCCAGATGCTAGACCCCACACACCACTtccacacagcactgctggatCAGAGACGGAGGCTACGTGGCCAGATTGCTCACCTTCACAAGGCGGCTCGTAAACTCAGCAAGCTCCGCAAAAGGTCCCTGATTGCCAACATCAGCGGGAGCACCCTGACAGCCGCGGGAGCAGTCACAGCCATTGTGGGGCTGTCCCTGAGCCCGGCAACACTGGGAGCCTCTCTCCTGGCATCCGCTGTGGGTCTGGGCCTGGCCACTGCTGGGGGGGCTGTCAGCATCACCTCCGATCTCTCCTTAGTGCTCTGCAATTCCCGGGAGGTGAAGAAGGTGCAGGAAATCGCAATGACTTGTCGGAAACAGATGAGGGAAATCCTTGGCTGCCTGGAGTTCCTCCGCCGGGGGCAGGGCCCAGGGGACCCCACACTGTGCCAGTCGGAGAAGAGGGCCTCCATCTTGCTATATAACTCCGTCTGCTTCATGGTCTTCTGCGGCTCCCACAGCTTCCTCGTGCCAGAATACACAAAGGAGGTCACAAAAgtgagccaggctgtgctgaaaGCCAAAATCCAGAAGCTGGCTGCCAACCTTGAGACCTGCACCAGGGCAATGGATGAAGTCTGTGAACTTCTTGAGTCCAGGACAAAGCTTTCCCCATGCACGAGGAGACTCAACTTGGGTGCTAAAACAACTGCTGAGATCCCAAGGCCATCCAGCTGAAACAGTGTTTGTCCCATAGTTACGAACTGGTCTTGGAGACATTACATTATTAATTGTCACCATTAGCACTGCTACCTGTTGCTGTCATAATATTGGTGGTGCTAATCCAAACAGATGATCACATCTCTCATGTGCCTTACCTATATCTGAACACAAACTCCTTCCTGATCGGAAGCTAAAGCttacacacacgcacactccACCGACAGCAGCCACCTGATTAAAGTTGGAGAATATGATGGACACACGGACTATTGTGTAGACAGAAGCAGATCCCAAAGCCTAATGGCAGGAGTAGGTGGCCATTCCTCAGACCCATGTTTCTCCAGCCATCTCCTTGGCTCTGCTTCCccaaggcagcaaaaaaataagTGGGTCAGGAGGCTGATGAAATCCCTGCAGTCCTAGTGCTGATTGAACTTGATTCGTAAATAACATATGAATTTGTAAGTGGTAAAAGGGCTGGGCTACCCTCAaaaagccagcagctgccagcttcCAGTGAAGTACAGTCCCATTACCAAGGTACATCTGGAAAGGCTGTTGAAGGAAGCAGGTCCATATATGACAGGCTGTGTGGATGGCTCATCATCCCAGGGTGAAACAGCAGGGCCAGAAATTGTAATCCCTTTTGAAGAAACCTCTCTAGGCTGAGAACTGTGATGTTGTGATT
The Falco peregrinus isolate bFalPer1 chromosome 6, bFalPer1.pri, whole genome shotgun sequence genome window above contains:
- the APOLD1 gene encoding apolipoprotein L domain-containing protein 1; the encoded protein is MERNGAAFPQMLDPTHHFHTALLDQRRRLRGQIAHLHKAARKLSKLRKRSLIANISGSTLTAAGAVTAIVGLSLSPATLGASLLASAVGLGLATAGGAVSITSDLSLVLCNSREVKKVQEIAMTCRKQMREILGCLEFLRRGQGPGDPTLCQSEKRASILLYNSVCFMVFCGSHSFLVPEYTKEVTKVSQAVLKAKIQKLAANLETCTRAMDEVCELLESRTKLSPCTRRLNLGAKTTAEIPRPSS